Part of the Choloepus didactylus isolate mChoDid1 chromosome 10, mChoDid1.pri, whole genome shotgun sequence genome is shown below.
TATGTTCACAGGTTTAATCCTATGTGTgagatttctgatattctcaAAGGCTTGATTTTTGGCCGAATGTTTTCCCACATTCATCACATTTCTATGGTTTCTCCCATATGAGTATTCTGAGATACTCTAAAGTTTGATATCTGGCTGAAAGAGTCTCCATACTATAAACAATTGTACCACTTCTCTCCTGTAAGTTCTCTGCTAACTTATTCCTCACCGAAAgctttccacattcattacattcatagggtttctctgcTGTGTGATTTCTCTGATGTCCTCTGACATATGATTTCTGTCTGAAAGATTTTCCACACTAattacatttatagggtttcCTACTGGTATGAGGTCTCTGATAAACTCTGAAATTTGATTTCTGGCTGAAAGATTCTCCACACTGAGTTTACATTTACAGGTTTTCTCACGTGTGTGTGTCCTATGATGCTTTCTTAGGCCTGACTTCACTTTGAAAGCTTTCTCACACTCATCACATTTATATGGTCTTTCCcctgtgtgaattctctgatgatTTCTTAGAACTGAAATCTGACTGAAAGATTTCTTACATTCATTACATATGAaaggtttctcccctgtgtgagttctctgatgtatTATGAGGTTTGATTTATAGTCAAATgatttcccacattcactgcataCAAAGGGCTTCTCCcctgtgtgaattctctgatgtacTATGAGATTTGATTTCTGGCTGAAAGATTCTCCACACTGATTACAATCATacggtttctctcctgtgtgagttctcttatGTCTTTTTAGGACTGACTTCtcactgaaagcttttccacattcattacatgcatagggtttctctcctgtgtgagttctATGATGTCCTCTGAGACTAGATTTCTTCCTGAAAGATTTTCCACATTCAtcacatttatagggtttctccccagtgtgagtctTCTGATGTTCTCTGAGACATGATTTCTGGCTGAATGATTTTCCACACTGATTACATTTATaaggtttctcccctgtgtgaatTCTATAATGTCCTCTGAGTTGTGATTTCTGACCAAATGCTTTTCCACACTGATTACATGTATAcggtttctcccctgtgtgagtCCTGTGATGCTTTCTTAGGCCTGACTTCAGtttgaaagctttcccacattcaaCACATTTATATGGTCTTTCCCCTGTGTGAGTTTTTTGATGTTTCCTTAGGCCTGAAATATGGCTGAAAGATTTCTCACATTCAGTACATTCAaaaggtttctctcctgtatgaattgACTGATGTATCATGAGGGTTGACTTGTAGTCGAaagatttcccacattcattgcATTCAAATGGTTTCTCTCCTTTGTGAGTTCTTTGATGTATTATGAGGAATGACTTATAGTCAAAAGATTCCCCACATTCATTGCATTCAAagggtttctcccctgtgtgacTCTTCTGATGTATTCTTAGACCTGACTTAGTACTGAAAGCTTTCTCACATCCAtcacatttatatggtttctctcctgtatgagttctctgatgtctTCTTAGGACTGACTTCtcactgaaagcttttccacattcattacattcatatggtttctctcctgtgtgagttctctcatgtcctCTGAGAGTTGATTTATGCCTGAAAGATTTTCCACATTCAGCACACTTATAGGGTTTCTCCCCggtatgagttctctgatgttctCTGAGATTTGATTTATggctgaaagcttttccacacTGATTACATATAAagggtttctcccctgtgtgaatTCTATGATGTCCTCTGAGTTGTGATTTCtcactgaaagcttttccacactgatgacatttatagggtttctcccATGTGTGAGTTCTATGATGCTTTCTTAAGGCTGATTTCAgtctgaaagcttttccacatacatcacatttatatggcttttccactgtgtgaattctctgatgagTCCTTAGGCCTGAAatatggctgagagatttctcaTATTCATTACATTCAAAGGGTTTCTCCCCTGTATGGGTTCTTTGATGTGCCATGAAGATTGACTTATAATTGAacattttcccacattcattgcaTTCAAAGGGTTTCTCTCTAGTGTGAATTACCTGATGTTTCCTTAGGCATGATTTcttactgaaagctttcccacattcatagGGTCTCTCCTCTGTGTGACTTTTCTGAGGCTGAAA
Proteins encoded:
- the LOC119505038 gene encoding zinc finger protein 665-like codes for the protein MKKFQASVSFKDVAVEFTQEEWQQLGPAQRTLYRDVMLENYSHLVSVGYCFAKPELIFALEQEGPWLLEEEILNGRYTEDCQHDELIERSSENQGKQWWQVLFTNKILIEEQENISGTACYMDINIFPSRKMPYKRDTTGLPYLSLTSSAPHCQYLRKKADEFNVHEKWCLSIKEGRINTGEKDFHYNKNVKVLRRKEVIQGQTVQILGQAFEYNECGKAFIEQVALFTTKNAHTKEKSYKHNEFGKNLCDNSTFSGSQNVPKEDSSHYELNESNCNENGNNFSSIMQMPRTDIGENTFNPKLNLTENQIIHTGVKPCDYGKCFGPNSHPFQPQKSHTEERPYECGKAFSKKSCLRKHQVIHTREKPFECNECGKMFNYKSIFMAHQRTHTGEKPFECNEYEKSLSHISGLRTHQRIHTVEKPYKCDVCGKAFRLKSALRKHHRTHTWEKPYKCHQCGKAFSEKSQLRGHHRIHTGEKPFICNQCGKAFSHKSNLREHQRTHTGEKPYKCAECGKSFRHKSTLRGHERTHTGEKPYECNECGKAFSEKSVLRRHQRTHTGEKPYKCDGCEKAFSTKSGLRIHQKSHTGEKPFECNECGESFDYKSFLIIHQRTHKGEKPFECNECGKSFDYKSTLMIHQSIHTGEKPFECTECEKSFSHISGLRKHQKTHTGERPYKCVECGKAFKLKSGLRKHHRTHTGEKPYTCNQCGKAFGQKSQLRGHYRIHTGEKPYKCNQCGKSFSQKSCLREHQKTHTGEKPYKCDECGKSFRKKSSLRGHHRTHTGEKPYACNECGKAFSEKSVLKRHKRTHTGEKPYDCNQCGESFSQKSNLIVHQRIHTGEKPFVCSECGKSFDYKSNLIIHQRTHTGEKPFICNECKKSFSQISVLRNHQRIHTGERPYKCDECEKAFKVKSGLRKHHRTHTREKTCKCKLSVENLSARNQISEFIRDLIPVGNPINVISVENLSDRNHMSEDIREITQQRNPMNVMNVESFR